The region GGTCCCACCGGGTTTGGAGATTCGCCATACCAGTCTTTTTCGGCTTTTGCGGGAAACCCTTATTTTATTGACCTGGAAAAGCTGACAGAGGAGGGACTTCTCACAAGGGAGGAGTGTCTGGACACGGATTTTGGAAGTGATGAGAGGGATATTGATTATAAGAAAATATACGACGGCAGATTTCCGCTTTTGAGGAAGGCCTATGAGCGCTGGAAGGAGGGCCGGACCCCGGAGCTGGTCCATGAACTGGCAGGCCGGAAACTGGGGGATGAGACCAGGGAGTATTGTTTCTATATGGCGGTAAAGAGCCATTTTGATTCATGCAGCTGGAATCTGTGGGATGAAGGAATCCGTCTGAGAAAACCGGAGGCGCTGGAGGCATACAGGGCCATGCTGACGGATGAGATTGGGTTTTATGAATTCCAGCAGATTAAATTTGAGGAACAGTGGAAGGCCCTTAAGGGGTATGCCCATGAGCAGGGTATCCGGATTATAGGGGATATTCCCATTTATGTGGCATTTGACAGCGCCGACAGCTGGTCTCGGCCTGAATTGTTCCAGTTTGATGAGAATAATATGCCGGGGGCCGTGGCTGGCTGTCCGCCTGACGGATTTTCAGCCACAGGCCAGCTGTGGGGAAACCCTCTGTATAACTGGGAATACCACAGGAAAACAGGATTTGCCTGGTGGATGCGGAGAATGGAGTACTGTTTTTGCATGTATGATTTGGTGCGGGTGGACCACTTCCGGGGATTTGATGAGTATTACGCCATACCCTACGGCGACCCCACGGCTGAGTTCGGCCATTGGGAAAGGGGGCCGGGAATCGAAATTTTCCGGCAGATGCAGGCATATTTCGGCGGGGACAGGCTGCCTATCATTGCAGAGGATTTGGGGTTCCTTACGCCTACTGTGAGACAGCTTTTGAAGGATACGGGATTTCCCGGAATGAAGGTGCTGGAGTTTGCCTTTGACGCCGGTGAGGACAGTGACTATCTGCCCCACAAATACGGGACCAACTGCGTGGTGTACACAGGCACTCATGACAATGATACCGCGGAGGGCTGGTACGCGTCACTGGATGAACATGGCAGGAAGTTTGTCAGGGAGTACATAGGAGCCGGGTACACACCGGAGGGAGAGCTCCACTGGGATTTAGTCCGGGCAGCGCTGGGAAGCGTGGCT is a window of Enterocloster clostridioformis DNA encoding:
- the malQ gene encoding 4-alpha-glucanotransferase, which produces MRECGMLLPVASLPSRYGIGAFSKEAYDFIDTLKAAGQSCWQILPLGPTGFGDSPYQSFSAFAGNPYFIDLEKLTEEGLLTREECLDTDFGSDERDIDYKKIYDGRFPLLRKAYERWKEGRTPELVHELAGRKLGDETREYCFYMAVKSHFDSCSWNLWDEGIRLRKPEALEAYRAMLTDEIGFYEFQQIKFEEQWKALKGYAHEQGIRIIGDIPIYVAFDSADSWSRPELFQFDENNMPGAVAGCPPDGFSATGQLWGNPLYNWEYHRKTGFAWWMRRMEYCFCMYDLVRVDHFRGFDEYYAIPYGDPTAEFGHWERGPGIEIFRQMQAYFGGDRLPIIAEDLGFLTPTVRQLLKDTGFPGMKVLEFAFDAGEDSDYLPHKYGTNCVVYTGTHDNDTAEGWYASLDEHGRKFVREYIGAGYTPEGELHWDLVRAALGSVADLAVIPVQDYLGLGTSARINEPSTLGKNWRWRMSGEDLNEETVKRCRRLAGIYGRLRA